A region of Nocardioides alkalitolerans DNA encodes the following proteins:
- a CDS encoding GntG family PLP-dependent aldolase: MTGATARPVDLRSDTLTSPTPAMRRAMADAEVGDDVYGEDPTVRALEERVAALLGHEAALFCPTGSMANVLALRTLVGVGEEVLCEARAHIARAELGAHAAYTGLTMRTWSDPRGGVDLAAVEDLFAPDLGPFFVATRAVAIENTHNFAGGTVAPLADLEALRAFADAHGVRIHLDGARLWNAHVATGVPLATYGALVDVAAVCLSKGLGAPVGSLVVGSADAVAESRVWRKRMGGGMRQVGVLAAAGLHALEHHVERLADDHEHARLLAEAWDVDPAGVATNIVVREVGDAAAYVAAAAAEGVRVSALGRTTVRLVTHLDVTRDDAERAARVLAALPR, translated from the coding sequence ATGACGGGGGCGACCGCCCGGCCGGTCGACCTCCGCTCCGACACCCTGACGTCGCCGACCCCCGCGATGCGCCGCGCCATGGCGGACGCGGAGGTCGGCGACGACGTGTACGGCGAGGACCCCACCGTCCGGGCGCTCGAGGAGCGCGTTGCCGCGCTGCTGGGCCACGAGGCCGCGCTCTTCTGCCCGACCGGCTCGATGGCGAACGTGCTGGCGCTCCGTACGCTCGTCGGCGTGGGCGAGGAGGTGCTCTGCGAGGCGCGGGCCCACATCGCGCGGGCCGAGCTGGGAGCCCACGCGGCCTACACGGGCCTGACGATGCGCACGTGGAGCGACCCCCGCGGGGGCGTGGACCTGGCCGCGGTCGAGGACCTCTTCGCCCCCGACCTCGGCCCCTTCTTCGTCGCCACGCGCGCCGTCGCGATCGAGAACACCCACAACTTCGCGGGCGGCACCGTCGCGCCGCTCGCCGACCTCGAGGCGCTGCGCGCGTTCGCCGACGCCCACGGGGTCCGGATCCACCTCGACGGCGCGCGCCTCTGGAACGCCCACGTGGCGACGGGCGTGCCGCTCGCGACGTACGGCGCGCTCGTCGACGTCGCGGCCGTCTGCCTGTCCAAGGGGCTCGGCGCGCCGGTCGGCTCCCTCGTCGTCGGCAGCGCCGACGCCGTGGCCGAGAGCCGCGTCTGGCGCAAGCGGATGGGCGGGGGCATGCGCCAGGTGGGCGTGCTGGCTGCGGCGGGGCTCCACGCCCTGGAGCACCACGTCGAGCGGCTCGCGGACGACCACGAGCACGCCCGGCTGCTCGCCGAGGCGTGGGACGTCGACCCCGCCGGGGTCGCGACCAACATCGTGGTGCGGGAGGTCGGCGACGCGGCAGCGTACGTCGCGGCGGCGGCCGCCGAGGGCGTGCGGGTGTCCGCGCTGGGCCGCACCACGGTGCGCCTCGTCACGCACCTGGACGTGACGCGCGACGACGCCGAGCGCGCCGCGCGCGTGCTGGCCGCGCTGCCCCGCTGA
- a CDS encoding 3-deoxy-7-phosphoheptulonate synthase class II, producing the protein MSIPDLASLHALGAAQQPTYPDRARLEGAVTTLRTAPPLVFAGECDDLTAKIAAVARGEAFLLQGGDCAETFAGVTAENVRNKLRVLLQMAVVLTYAAKVPVVKIGRLAGQYAKPRSSDLETRDGVTLPAYRGDAVNGYEFTPESRIPDPQRLVDVYNASAATLNLVRAFTTGGYADLRQVSEWNTDFVRSSPVGQRYEALAGEIQSALDFMAAIGADPVEFHKVDFHSSHEALVLEYEHALTRIDSRTELPYNVSGHMVWIGERTRQLDGAHVEYFSHIRNPIGCKLGPSATADDALALAAKLNPANEPGRLTFITRFGAAKVRDGLPQLVEKVTAEGVQVAWVSDPMHGNTFEASTGYKTRRFDDVLDEIRGFFEVHRALGTVPGGMMVEMTGDDVTEIVGGGEEIDEHGLAHRYESVVDPRLNRVQSLELAFHVAEMLRATPTAAPAGA; encoded by the coding sequence GTGAGCATTCCCGACCTGGCTTCCCTGCACGCTCTCGGCGCGGCGCAGCAGCCGACCTATCCCGACCGCGCGCGCCTCGAGGGTGCCGTGACGACCCTGCGGACCGCTCCGCCGCTGGTGTTCGCCGGCGAGTGCGACGACCTGACGGCGAAGATCGCCGCCGTCGCCCGCGGCGAGGCGTTCCTGCTCCAGGGCGGCGACTGCGCGGAGACCTTCGCGGGCGTGACGGCGGAGAACGTGCGCAACAAGCTGCGCGTCCTGCTCCAGATGGCCGTCGTGCTGACGTACGCCGCGAAGGTGCCCGTGGTGAAGATCGGGCGCCTGGCGGGGCAGTACGCCAAGCCGCGCTCCTCCGACCTGGAGACCCGCGACGGGGTGACGCTGCCGGCGTACCGCGGCGATGCGGTCAACGGCTACGAGTTCACGCCCGAGTCGCGCATCCCCGACCCGCAGCGCCTCGTCGACGTCTACAACGCCTCCGCGGCGACCCTCAACCTGGTGCGCGCCTTCACGACGGGCGGGTACGCCGACCTCCGCCAGGTCAGCGAGTGGAACACCGACTTCGTGCGCAGCTCGCCGGTCGGGCAGCGCTACGAGGCGCTGGCCGGCGAGATCCAGAGCGCGCTCGACTTCATGGCGGCCATCGGCGCCGACCCGGTCGAGTTCCACAAGGTCGACTTCCACTCGTCCCACGAGGCGCTGGTGCTGGAGTACGAGCACGCGCTGACCCGCATCGACTCGCGCACGGAGCTGCCCTACAACGTGTCCGGCCACATGGTCTGGATCGGTGAGCGCACCCGCCAGCTCGACGGCGCGCACGTGGAGTACTTCAGCCACATCCGCAACCCCATCGGTTGCAAGCTCGGCCCGTCGGCGACCGCCGACGACGCGCTCGCCCTGGCGGCGAAGCTCAACCCGGCCAACGAGCCCGGACGCCTCACCTTCATCACGCGCTTCGGTGCGGCGAAGGTGCGCGACGGCCTGCCGCAGCTGGTCGAGAAGGTCACCGCCGAGGGCGTGCAGGTGGCCTGGGTCAGCGACCCGATGCACGGCAACACCTTCGAGGCGTCGACGGGCTACAAGACGCGGCGCTTCGACGACGTGCTCGACGAGATCCGCGGCTTCTTCGAGGTGCACCGCGCGCTCGGCACCGTGCCCGGCGGCATGATGGTCGAGATGACCGGCGACGACGTCACCGAGATCGTCGGCGGCGGCGAGGAGATCGACGAGCACGGTCTCGCGCACCGCTACGAGTCGGTCGTCGACCCGCGTCTCAACCGCGTCCAGTCGCTCGAGCTGGCGTTCCACGTCGCCGAGATGCTGCGCGCGACGCCCACCGCCGCTCCCGCCGGGGCATGA
- a CDS encoding APC family permease — protein sequence MAEPGTTAAAGQAAEQGEPELKRVLGPGLLLLFIIGDIVGAGIFAITGSVAGQVGGVAWLPFVVAFAIATLTACSYLELVTKYPEAAGAALYVHKAFGVHFVTFIVAFTVMCSGITSASTSSSLVATNLLTGLDGVFGGVPTGKIATLLTALAIIVVLGLINLRGVGESVKFNVVLTVVTMVALGIVIAIGMVAAASGDGDLGRIVVFETDGDRNMFAAVTVATAIAFFAMVGFEDSVNMVEETKDPMRIFPRMMLTGLGICVLLYILVAVTVVLVIPIEDIANPQNPDAGILLDVVRIGAPGIPVDTIFPFLTVFAVVNTALINMLMASRLVYGMARQGVLPRSLGHVLPGRRTPWAAIAFTTLIAMGLITYVRLSDNTSVVSALGGTTALLLLAVFAVVNVCVLILRRDPTPEGAFRVPTAVPVVGAVACAYLVGPWARLPEQYIQYRIGGALLVIGVVLWAVTWFANRALRSERTGFRDVEDLDG from the coding sequence ATGGCGGAACCAGGCACGACCGCAGCGGCGGGACAGGCAGCGGAGCAGGGAGAGCCCGAGCTGAAGCGGGTGCTCGGCCCGGGGCTGCTGCTCCTCTTCATCATCGGCGACATCGTCGGGGCCGGGATCTTCGCGATCACGGGAAGCGTGGCCGGACAGGTCGGCGGTGTGGCGTGGCTGCCGTTCGTGGTGGCGTTCGCCATCGCGACCCTGACGGCGTGCTCCTACCTCGAGCTCGTGACGAAGTACCCCGAGGCGGCAGGCGCGGCGCTCTACGTGCACAAGGCGTTCGGTGTGCACTTCGTGACCTTCATCGTCGCCTTCACCGTCATGTGCTCCGGCATCACGAGTGCGTCGACCTCCTCCAGCCTCGTCGCCACCAACCTGCTGACGGGCCTCGACGGGGTGTTCGGAGGAGTTCCCACCGGGAAGATCGCCACCCTCCTGACGGCACTTGCGATCATCGTCGTGCTGGGTCTCATCAACCTGCGCGGCGTGGGCGAGAGCGTGAAGTTCAACGTCGTGCTGACCGTCGTGACGATGGTCGCCCTGGGGATCGTCATCGCCATCGGCATGGTGGCGGCGGCGAGCGGTGACGGCGACCTCGGCCGGATCGTCGTCTTCGAGACCGACGGCGACAGGAACATGTTCGCCGCCGTGACGGTCGCGACTGCCATCGCCTTCTTCGCGATGGTCGGCTTCGAGGACTCGGTCAACATGGTCGAGGAGACCAAGGACCCGATGCGGATCTTCCCGCGGATGATGCTCACGGGCCTCGGCATCTGCGTGCTGCTCTACATCCTCGTCGCCGTGACCGTCGTGCTCGTCATCCCGATCGAGGACATCGCGAACCCGCAGAACCCCGACGCCGGCATCCTGCTCGACGTCGTGCGCATCGGCGCCCCGGGCATCCCGGTCGACACGATCTTCCCGTTCCTCACCGTCTTCGCGGTGGTCAACACCGCGCTCATCAACATGCTGATGGCCAGCCGGCTCGTCTACGGCATGGCGCGCCAAGGCGTCCTGCCCCGATCCCTCGGGCACGTGCTGCCCGGTCGCCGCACGCCGTGGGCAGCGATCGCCTTCACGACGCTCATCGCCATGGGCCTCATCACCTACGTGCGGCTCTCGGACAACACCAGCGTCGTCAGCGCCCTGGGAGGCACGACGGCACTGCTCCTGCTCGCGGTCTTCGCCGTCGTCAACGTCTGCGTGCTCATCCTGCGCCGCGACCCGACCCCCGAGGGAGCGTTCCGGGTGCCCACGGCCGTCCCGGTCGTCGGTGCCGTGGCCTGCGCCTACCTCGTCGGTCCCTGGGCGCGCCTGCCGGAGCAGTACATCCAGTACCGCATCGGCGGCGCCCTCCTCGTCATCGGCGTCGTGCTCTGGGCCGTGACGTGGTTCGCCAACCGGGCGCTGCGCTCGGAGCGCACGGGCTTCCGGGACGTCGAGGACCTGGACGGCTGA